ATCGTTGTTATGCCTATTATCTGACGAAAAAATACGAGGCAGCGGTGGAAGATTGCACAAAAGCGATCGCTTTAAACGGAAATTTTGCTGATTTCTTTATTTATCGCGGTAATGCTAAGGATGACTTGGGAAGACACGCAGAAGCGATCGAGGATTACACAAAAGCTTTGAGTTTACAGGGAACCAGAGGACAGGATCGCATTTTCTATAATCGCGCTCTAGCCTATAACCGAGCCGGACAGCAGGAAATGGCTTTAAGGGACTATGATGAGAGTCTGAAAATCAATGCTAATTTTGCCGAAGCGTACCACAATCGGGGTTTAACCCATTATAAATTGGGAAACAGGGAAAAAGCGATCGCTGATTTAGAGGCGGCGGCTCGTCTAGCGTTATCTCAGGGTAAACAGGGGACTGCGGCTAAGTCTCAGTCAGCAGTGGCATTAATTCAGGGTCAAAAGCCTTAAAATCGGGAGTAGTTGTGATATTAGCACTAAATAGGAGTGAAAGAGGCTAAATCGCAACTACGAGGGACTAAATTTTAGCCAGCTTGGGATGCGTAAAAAGCGACGGCTAACAGTCCACCCACAAGTGTGATCGCAGCAACACCCCAGAAAATATAATTACGTTGTTGCGATTTAGTCGGGGGATCCGCTTGATAAACTTTCGGTTCGGCGGCGAAATTATTTAAGCGTCCACCTTCTTCGTTTGTATAAGGCATAATCAAAACCTCAAATATGACAATTTTTCAGGAAAAAGATCCTCTTATTACAATAGTACAACATATTAGTAACCGAGTCGGAGATGTGGGAAATTCTCACGGGGATAACAATTCTTAGTCTTGGGGTAACTGCCGGACTCTGCTACTTTTATTTGCGATCGCAATTTCAAGGATTGAAACTGCGAAAACAACTTAAAAAAGGCTAATCATACTAAATCCGTTTTTAATACTATGATTAACTCCCAAGTTATGGATTGTTTTTCCCTGCTCCCTGATCCAGCGTTCCCCACTCTCCTATACCTTTTAAACAGAATTTAGTATTAGGTGTTGGGATAGGGGGAGGTGGTTGCGTTAATATTAGTTACTGTATCTAATAACGCCGGAAAAAAACTATAGATGAATTCTCCCTATGCAGATGTCTCTCCTAGTAATTGGTTATCTATCACCCAACGACTTGTGGAAAGACATCCCCTATCTACCGATGCAATTGTTGATGTTGTTTTAACATCTTGGCAATCAATTTTTAATT
This portion of the Microcystis aeruginosa NIES-2549 genome encodes:
- a CDS encoding tetratricopeptide repeat protein encodes the protein MKIKKKLTIIMAIATFLLTISPLSAQTTANPVKAVEFYNRGVDRLTAGDYSGAIADFTQALQLEPKDADAYYNRGYAELVLGQYERAIADYTQTLTINPNYVNALGNRCYAYYLTKKYEAAVEDCTKAIALNGNFADFFIYRGNAKDDLGRHAEAIEDYTKALSLQGTRGQDRIFYNRALAYNRAGQQEMALRDYDESLKINANFAEAYHNRGLTHYKLGNREKAIADLEAAARLALSQGKQGTAAKSQSAVALIQGQKP
- the psb34 gene encoding photosystem II assembly protein Psb34; this encodes MPYTNEEGGRLNNFAAEPKVYQADPPTKSQQRNYIFWGVAAITLVGGLLAVAFYASQAG